One segment of candidate division KSB1 bacterium DNA contains the following:
- a CDS encoding MBL fold metallo-hydrolase, with protein MIFHYDKGIKIIGSQLWLDAHRSVEFCCVSHAHLDHAKKHGKVVATPETLFFLNQRIGKTGSVKLGYAEPCEFEGCKVTLFPAGHILGSAQTLVEVNGLRLLYSGDFNMRESAAAEPIIIPESDILIMECTFGKPIYKFPSRKQIEEQLISFVEKSIEDGFVPVVIGYVLGKSQEAMKILGDAGFEMSVHGSIARLAKTYEAFGIKLGKWDRYKKDELEGKVVVAPRTALKTRMLKNIARKRTVFLSGWAIHNGAKKRYGVDEVLPLSDHADFAGLLEYIRQVKPKKIYTTHGPRAFAFYLRQLGYNAEPLQPAKQLELF; from the coding sequence ATGATATTTCACTACGATAAAGGTATAAAAATAATCGGCTCACAACTTTGGCTCGACGCTCATCGTTCTGTGGAATTCTGCTGTGTTTCCCATGCGCATCTCGATCACGCAAAAAAACACGGAAAAGTAGTTGCTACCCCGGAGACGCTTTTCTTCTTAAATCAAAGGATTGGAAAAACCGGATCGGTGAAGTTAGGATATGCAGAACCCTGCGAGTTCGAGGGCTGTAAAGTGACCCTTTTCCCGGCCGGGCATATTCTGGGGTCAGCACAAACGCTCGTGGAAGTAAACGGATTGCGGCTACTCTATTCCGGAGACTTCAACATGAGGGAGAGTGCTGCGGCCGAACCGATTATAATTCCGGAAAGTGATATTTTGATTATGGAGTGCACTTTTGGAAAGCCAATTTATAAGTTCCCATCAAGGAAGCAAATTGAGGAGCAGCTAATCTCTTTTGTTGAAAAAAGCATTGAGGATGGTTTCGTACCCGTGGTGATTGGGTATGTCCTCGGAAAGTCGCAAGAGGCGATGAAAATCCTGGGTGATGCCGGATTTGAGATGAGCGTGCACGGTTCCATTGCCCGCTTAGCCAAAACTTACGAAGCCTTCGGCATCAAATTAGGAAAGTGGGACAGATATAAAAAAGATGAACTGGAGGGTAAGGTAGTAGTTGCTCCCAGAACCGCCCTTAAAACCCGAATGTTAAAAAATATAGCACGGAAGCGGACAGTTTTTCTGTCGGGTTGGGCTATACATAATGGAGCAAAGAAGCGTTACGGTGTGGATGAGGTTTTACCGCTCAGCGACCACGCCGATTTTGCCGGCCTGCTTGAATACATCCGGCAGGTTAAGCCCAAGAAAATTTACACAACACACGGTCCGCGTGCATTCGCATTTTATTTAAGACAACTCGGCTACAATGCCGAACCGTTGCAGCCAGCGAAACAGTTGGAGTTGTTTTAA